The Pseudofrankia inefficax genome window below encodes:
- a CDS encoding cytochrome P450: protein MNVEEAAQVFTDPRAYADEDRFHAACALLRRESPVHWVESDSLAPFWAITRYDDVMEISRDSETWHNAPRTAVNQDPAAPPPPVRTLVQMDPPDHLVYRHVSADWFKPAGVRRLSGRIEELAKRFVDHMAALGGECDFVADVAAHYPLYVILSLLGLPEDDFPRMLKLTQELFGANDADLARNASDSAAAETLLEFFEYFQGVTEERRKSPGDDLASVIANASIHGESIGMLEAVGYYVLIATAGHDTTSAAISGGLHALLTHPDQQRRLAADPGLVTTAVDEMIRWVSPVKHFMRTATRDTEVHGVPIAAGQAVLLSYPSANRDEDVFEHPDTFDVGRTPNKHVGFGFGAHYCLGTHLARLEGRALYAELVPRLRSVELAGEPEYMRTLFVGGPKRLPIRYTLT, encoded by the coding sequence ATGAACGTCGAGGAAGCCGCCCAGGTGTTCACCGACCCGCGGGCCTACGCGGACGAGGACCGGTTCCACGCCGCCTGCGCCCTGCTGCGCCGCGAGTCGCCCGTGCACTGGGTCGAGTCCGACAGCCTGGCGCCGTTCTGGGCGATCACCCGGTACGACGACGTCATGGAGATCTCCCGCGACTCCGAGACCTGGCACAACGCCCCGCGGACGGCGGTCAACCAGGACCCGGCCGCGCCCCCGCCGCCGGTGCGGACGCTGGTGCAGATGGACCCGCCGGACCACCTGGTCTACCGGCACGTCAGCGCCGACTGGTTCAAGCCGGCCGGTGTCCGCCGGCTGTCCGGGCGCATCGAGGAGCTCGCGAAGCGGTTCGTCGACCACATGGCGGCGCTCGGCGGCGAGTGCGACTTCGTCGCCGACGTCGCCGCGCACTACCCGCTGTACGTCATCCTGTCGCTGCTCGGGCTGCCGGAGGACGACTTCCCCCGGATGCTCAAGCTCACCCAGGAGCTGTTCGGCGCGAACGACGCGGACCTCGCCCGCAACGCCAGCGACTCCGCGGCCGCGGAGACCCTGCTGGAGTTCTTCGAGTACTTCCAGGGCGTGACCGAGGAACGGCGCAAGAGCCCGGGCGACGACCTGGCGTCCGTGATCGCCAACGCGTCGATCCACGGGGAGAGCATTGGCATGCTGGAGGCGGTCGGCTACTACGTGCTGATCGCCACCGCCGGGCACGACACGACGAGCGCGGCGATCTCCGGCGGGCTGCACGCCCTGCTGACCCACCCGGACCAGCAGCGCCGCCTCGCCGCCGACCCGGGCCTGGTCACCACGGCGGTCGACGAGATGATCCGCTGGGTGTCGCCGGTGAAGCACTTCATGCGGACCGCGACCAGGGACACCGAGGTCCACGGCGTCCCGATCGCCGCCGGCCAGGCCGTCCTGCTCTCGTACCCGTCGGCGAACCGCGACGAGGACGTCTTCGAGCACCCGGACACCTTCGACGTCGGGCGCACCCCGAACAAGCACGTCGGCTTCGGCTTCGGCGCGCACTACTGCCTCGGCACCCACCTCGCCCGGCTGGAGGGCCGCGCCCTCTACGCCGAGCTGGTCCCGCGGCTGCGCTCGGTCGAGCTGGCCGGTGAGCCCGAGTACATGCGGACCCTCTTCGTCGGCGGCCCCAAGCGCCTCCCCATCCGCTACACGCTGACCTGA
- a CDS encoding SDR family oxidoreductase: MELKGLRAVVVGGASGMAKATAELVVARGGKVAILDLPTSAGQAVADDLGGSFHVCDVTDFEGVEGVLAAATGALGGIDAVVNTAGGSRSIRTISKDGPLPLKEFQKVIDLNLTGTFNVARLAAWQMSKQEPNEDGERGVIINTASIAAFEGQIGQIAYTAAKGGVAAMCLTMARDLGSLGIRVNAIAPSLFHTGLTAGIPEEFEKVLTKDAAFPKRMGRPEEYARLAVGIIENPMLNGSTIRLDGGQRFAPK, encoded by the coding sequence GTGGAGCTCAAGGGCCTGCGGGCGGTCGTCGTAGGCGGTGCCTCGGGCATGGCCAAGGCGACGGCGGAACTGGTCGTCGCGCGTGGCGGCAAGGTCGCGATCCTGGACCTGCCGACCAGCGCCGGACAGGCCGTCGCCGATGACCTCGGCGGCAGTTTCCACGTCTGCGACGTCACGGACTTCGAGGGCGTCGAAGGCGTCCTGGCGGCGGCCACCGGCGCGCTGGGCGGGATCGACGCGGTGGTGAACACCGCCGGCGGCTCCCGGTCGATCCGGACGATCAGCAAGGACGGGCCGCTGCCCCTCAAGGAGTTCCAGAAGGTCATCGACCTGAACCTCACGGGCACGTTCAACGTGGCCCGGCTCGCCGCCTGGCAGATGAGCAAGCAGGAGCCGAACGAGGACGGCGAGCGCGGCGTGATCATCAACACCGCGTCGATCGCCGCGTTCGAGGGCCAGATCGGGCAGATCGCCTACACGGCCGCCAAGGGCGGGGTCGCGGCCATGTGCCTGACCATGGCCCGCGACCTCGGCTCCCTCGGCATCCGGGTGAACGCCATCGCGCCGAGCCTGTTCCACACCGGGCTGACCGCCGGGATCCCGGAGGAGTTCGAGAAGGTCCTGACCAAGGACGCGGCGTTCCCGAAGCGGATGGGCCGGCCCGAGGAGTACGCCCGCCTCGCCGTGGGGATCATCGAGAACCCGATGCTCAACGGCTCCACCATCCGGCTTGACGGCGGCCAGCGCTTCGCCCCGAAGTAG
- a CDS encoding organic hydroperoxide resistance protein — translation MEAIYTATATASGDGRNGHTESDDGLLSVDVRIPKEMGGPGGATNPEQLFAAGYAACFHSALKLVGGSEKADLEGSQVSVSVSIGARPDGGFGLAVEIDVHAPRLDRETTTTLVQKAHEVCPYSNATRGNVEVALTVV, via the coding sequence ATGGAAGCGATCTACACCGCCACGGCCACCGCCTCGGGCGACGGGCGCAACGGTCACACCGAGAGCGACGACGGCCTGCTCTCGGTCGACGTCCGGATTCCCAAGGAGATGGGCGGGCCTGGCGGGGCCACCAACCCCGAGCAGCTGTTCGCCGCCGGGTACGCCGCCTGCTTCCACTCCGCGCTCAAGCTCGTGGGCGGGTCGGAGAAGGCCGACCTGGAGGGCTCGCAGGTCTCGGTCAGCGTGTCCATCGGCGCCCGGCCCGACGGTGGCTTCGGCCTGGCCGTCGAGATCGACGTGCACGCCCCCCGGCTCGACCGCGAGACCACCACGACGCTTGTCCAGAAGGCGCACGAGGTCTGCCCCTACTCGAACGCCACCCGGGGCAACGTCGAGGTCGCGCTCACCGTCGTCTGA
- a CDS encoding TerC family protein: MHVPIWAWAAFVAALVALLAIDLLAHRRAHVIRFREAALWSALWVSLGLGFALVIWAWQGPTAAGQYTAAWLLEKSLSVDNLFVFALIFGYFKVPRQYQHRVLFYGVLGALVLRFAFIAGGMALLNAFHVVIYLFGAFLVYTAIKMVRGSGEVDMDPGQSRAVRLLRRVIPVTDQYEGQRFLLRRRGVLVATPLLAVLVAVETADVLFAFDSVPAALGVTDQTFLVYTANALAILGLRSLFFLLSGALDRFHHLGTGLAVILAFIGTKMLLTDVVHIPIAVSLGAIGVVLTASIIWSLLTPAPEKPAGPESSDEPGDPPAALRDGTEPALDGELAGSPAGDPQPVGHGAGGLVQR; this comes from the coding sequence ATGCACGTCCCCATCTGGGCCTGGGCAGCCTTCGTCGCCGCCCTTGTCGCCCTGCTCGCCATCGATCTGCTCGCGCACCGGCGGGCCCACGTGATCAGGTTCCGCGAGGCGGCGCTGTGGAGCGCGCTGTGGGTGAGCCTCGGCCTGGGCTTCGCCCTCGTCATCTGGGCCTGGCAGGGGCCGACGGCGGCCGGGCAGTACACGGCGGCCTGGCTGCTGGAGAAGAGCCTGTCGGTCGACAACCTGTTCGTGTTCGCCCTGATCTTCGGGTACTTCAAGGTGCCCCGCCAGTACCAGCACCGGGTGCTGTTCTACGGGGTGCTGGGCGCGCTGGTCCTGCGGTTCGCGTTCATCGCCGGCGGCATGGCGCTGCTCAACGCCTTCCACGTCGTGATCTACCTGTTCGGCGCGTTCCTGGTCTACACGGCGATCAAGATGGTGCGCGGGTCCGGCGAGGTCGACATGGACCCGGGCCAGAGCAGGGCGGTCCGGCTGTTGCGCCGGGTCATCCCGGTGACGGACCAGTACGAGGGCCAGCGGTTCCTGCTGCGCCGCCGGGGCGTCCTCGTCGCGACGCCGCTGCTGGCCGTCCTGGTCGCGGTCGAGACGGCCGACGTGCTGTTCGCCTTCGACTCGGTCCCGGCCGCGCTGGGCGTCACCGACCAGACGTTCCTGGTGTACACGGCGAACGCGCTGGCCATCCTGGGGCTGCGGTCGCTGTTCTTCCTGCTGTCCGGGGCGCTCGACCGGTTCCACCACCTGGGCACCGGGCTCGCCGTCATCCTCGCGTTCATCGGCACGAAGATGCTGCTCACCGACGTCGTGCACATCCCGATCGCCGTCTCGCTCGGCGCGATCGGGGTCGTGCTCACCGCGTCGATCATCTGGTCGCTGCTCACCCCGGCGCCGGAGAAGCCGGCCGGGCCGGAGTCCTCGGACGAGCCCGGTGACCCGCCCGCCGCACTGCGGGACGGGACCGAGCCGGCACTCGACGGGGAACTCGCGGGCTCCCCCGCCGGCGACCCGCAGCCGGTCGGGCACGGCGCGGGCGGCCTCGTCCAGCGGTAG
- a CDS encoding PucR family transcriptional regulator, with protein sequence MPVEDEPEGSPGLPGTSLTRLPRAAVLAAQDARLPASLLGDYLPTLASAAQTGRRLAAAELARFHALGQAAAESGASLRALVDLYLSATWRAWPSLPAVRAAGTRNEADRTRAAAAAVLRASDDAVAAVCEGYEAARSARARAEEALRRELIDDLLTGTSTEPGLVLERSAAFGLHLEAPHVVFVAAGERRFVDGRGTSRAVDAALRSTCATEPLVAVKDGLLVCVVPQETPDDATADPGPPGTASAGSLAGAGTGTGTGIGAEAATRTATGTATATATATGTGTGTGKVGPRGARPRSPDGDGRTGAVGGSSFFSPLRDAATASSGAPRALGALTAALSAAAGSPPWRVGVSRPRIGVTGTRIGFAEASSVVELAGRLGLVRQPTHTDDLLIFKVLLRDREPLIELVDSVLGPLRSARGGAGPLLDTLDAYFATGGVTLAAARRLHLSARALTYRLARVHELTGHDPTAPTDRYVLQTAVLGARLLDWAQPVP encoded by the coding sequence ATGCCGGTCGAGGACGAGCCCGAGGGCTCGCCGGGCCTGCCCGGCACCAGCCTGACCAGGCTTCCCCGCGCGGCGGTCCTGGCCGCGCAGGACGCCCGGCTGCCGGCCAGCCTGCTCGGCGACTACCTGCCGACGCTCGCGTCGGCGGCGCAGACCGGCCGCCGACTCGCCGCGGCGGAGCTGGCCCGTTTCCACGCCCTCGGCCAGGCGGCGGCCGAGTCCGGCGCGTCGCTGCGGGCGCTCGTCGACCTCTACCTGTCCGCGACCTGGCGGGCCTGGCCGTCGCTGCCCGCCGTGCGCGCCGCGGGCACCCGCAACGAGGCCGACCGGACGCGGGCGGCGGCCGCCGCCGTGCTGCGGGCGAGCGACGACGCGGTCGCCGCCGTGTGCGAGGGCTACGAGGCCGCCCGGTCGGCGCGGGCCAGGGCCGAGGAGGCGCTGCGCCGCGAGCTGATCGACGACCTGCTGACCGGGACGTCGACCGAGCCGGGCCTGGTGCTCGAACGGTCCGCCGCCTTCGGGCTGCACCTGGAGGCCCCGCACGTCGTGTTCGTCGCGGCCGGCGAGCGCCGGTTCGTCGACGGCCGGGGGACCAGCCGCGCGGTGGACGCGGCGTTGCGCTCGACCTGCGCCACCGAGCCGCTCGTCGCGGTCAAGGATGGCCTGCTCGTCTGCGTGGTGCCGCAGGAGACGCCTGACGACGCGACGGCGGATCCCGGCCCGCCGGGCACGGCCAGCGCAGGCTCGCTCGCTGGCGCCGGGACCGGAACGGGGACCGGGATCGGTGCCGAGGCCGCGACCCGCACCGCCACCGGCACCGCTACCGCTACCGCTACCGCTACCGGGACCGGGACCGGGACCGGCAAGGTTGGACCGCGCGGCGCCCGTCCGCGGAGCCCGGATGGGGACGGCCGGACGGGGGCGGTCGGCGGTTCCTCGTTCTTCAGCCCGCTGCGGGACGCGGCCACCGCCTCCAGCGGAGCGCCTCGGGCGCTCGGGGCGCTGACCGCCGCGCTGTCGGCGGCGGCCGGCTCACCGCCGTGGCGGGTCGGTGTCAGCCGGCCGCGCATCGGCGTCACCGGCACGAGGATCGGGTTCGCCGAGGCGTCCTCGGTCGTGGAGCTCGCCGGCCGCCTCGGACTCGTGCGCCAGCCGACCCACACCGACGACCTGCTGATCTTCAAGGTGCTGCTGCGCGACCGTGAGCCCCTGATCGAGCTGGTCGACAGCGTGCTGGGCCCGCTGCGGTCCGCCCGTGGCGGCGCGGGCCCGCTGCTGGACACGTTGGACGCCTACTTCGCGACGGGCGGCGTCACGCTCGCCGCCGCGCGCCGGCTGCACCTGTCGGCCCGGGCCCTCACCTACCGGCTCGCCCGCGTCCACGAGCTCACCGGCCACGACCCGACCGCGCCGACGGACCGCTACGTCCTGCAGACCGCGGTCCTCGGCGCCCGCCTCCTGGACTGGGCCCAGCCGGTCCCCTGA
- a CDS encoding flavin-containing monooxygenase, protein MGAGFSGLYALHRLRELGLRVRVLEAADRVGGTWLFNRYPGARCDIESIEYSYSFSTELQQEWTWSELLPGQAEIEAYLNFAADRLDLRRDIQFDTRVAAMTFDEADQTWLVTTEAGERFVAPFVVAATGILSAPLDPGIPGLATFRGTTLYSNRFPREGHDFTGQRVAVIGTGSTGVQAIPVVAEQAEHLYVYQRSAAYTLPSPARRYEPGEFEELRSRYDEIRAAQLLAHVGAARTSAFSVLTNLGGLPALRTASREAQLRAVEEKGVVGALYWSDVMFDPEAIRMATALYGEAVARIVRDPETAASLVPTYPFGCKRPIIDQGYYETFNRPNVTLVDLRKDAIQEITPTGIRTERAHHELDAILFATGFDALTGALTRIDVRGRGGALLRDVWATEGPVAYLGLQVSDFPNLFLVQGPGSPSAASNFLAAMEHHIEWITDCVAHLRAGGHRTIEALPSAQAEWIDEILALVNGSVLMHPDCNSWYNGANVPGKKRMYTTYVAGLPSFRQRCDEIAAAGYTGFKIG, encoded by the coding sequence GTGGGCGCCGGGTTCTCCGGGCTCTACGCGCTGCACCGGCTGCGGGAGCTCGGCCTGCGGGTCCGGGTCCTGGAGGCGGCGGACCGGGTCGGCGGGACGTGGCTGTTCAACCGCTACCCCGGGGCCCGCTGCGACATCGAGAGCATCGAGTACTCGTACAGCTTCTCGACCGAGCTCCAGCAGGAATGGACCTGGAGCGAGCTGCTGCCGGGCCAGGCCGAGATCGAGGCCTACCTGAACTTCGCCGCCGACCGGCTCGACCTGCGCCGCGACATCCAGTTCGACACGAGGGTCGCCGCGATGACCTTCGACGAGGCCGACCAGACCTGGCTGGTGACGACCGAGGCCGGCGAGCGGTTCGTCGCGCCGTTCGTCGTCGCCGCGACCGGCATCCTGTCCGCGCCGTTGGACCCCGGCATTCCCGGCCTGGCGACGTTCCGCGGCACGACCCTCTACAGCAACCGGTTCCCGCGCGAGGGCCACGACTTCACCGGCCAGCGGGTCGCCGTCATCGGTACCGGCTCGACCGGCGTCCAGGCGATCCCGGTCGTCGCCGAGCAGGCCGAGCACCTGTACGTCTACCAGCGCTCGGCCGCGTACACGCTGCCGTCGCCGGCCCGGCGGTACGAGCCGGGCGAGTTCGAGGAGCTGCGGTCCCGGTACGACGAGATCCGCGCGGCCCAGTTGCTCGCGCACGTCGGCGCGGCCCGGACCAGCGCGTTCTCGGTGCTGACGAACCTCGGCGGCCTGCCGGCGCTGCGGACCGCGTCACGCGAGGCGCAGCTGCGCGCCGTCGAGGAGAAGGGTGTCGTCGGCGCGCTCTACTGGAGCGACGTCATGTTCGACCCCGAGGCCATCCGGATGGCCACCGCGCTCTACGGCGAAGCGGTCGCCCGCATCGTGCGCGACCCGGAGACGGCCGCGTCACTGGTCCCGACCTACCCCTTCGGCTGCAAGCGGCCGATCATCGACCAGGGCTACTACGAGACCTTCAACCGCCCCAACGTGACCCTGGTCGACCTGCGCAAGGACGCCATCCAGGAGATCACCCCGACCGGCATCCGGACCGAGCGGGCGCACCACGAGCTCGACGCGATCCTGTTCGCGACCGGCTTCGACGCCCTGACCGGCGCGCTGACCCGCATCGACGTGCGCGGTCGCGGTGGCGCGCTGCTGCGCGACGTCTGGGCCACCGAGGGCCCGGTCGCCTACCTCGGCCTGCAGGTCTCCGACTTCCCGAACCTGTTCCTGGTCCAGGGCCCGGGCAGCCCGTCGGCGGCGTCGAACTTCCTGGCCGCCATGGAGCACCACATCGAGTGGATCACGGACTGCGTCGCCCACCTGCGCGCCGGCGGCCACCGGACCATCGAGGCACTGCCGTCCGCGCAGGCCGAATGGATCGACGAGATCCTCGCGCTGGTCAACGGCAGCGTCCTGATGCACCCGGACTGCAACTCCTGGTACAACGGCGCCAACGTCCCCGGCAAGAAGCGCATGTACACCACCTACGTCGCCGGCCTCCCGTCGTTCCGCCAGCGCTGCGACGAGATAGCCGCCGCCGGCTACACCGGCTTCAAGATCGGCTAG
- a CDS encoding cytochrome P450: MTPPAATAPPTSRPRAVGEVPGQSGGPLAAVRRLRADPLTRLTQLRDEHGPIVRLSTWPVSAFLVSDPAAAADALVSGHRAYAKGAVVRGAGSRTNVTQPLTYLLGDGLLTSAGDVHRRQRRLIQPLFHKHRIAEYGERFVSVTDDTAATWRDGQRLDLHAEMTEMTLAIVARTLFDVPLDDEVVNVVRDAVARNLPAARRAAMPGFTRVEQLPVGGPARRRDSREALDRAVYEMIADRRATGATGSDLLSLLLDTQDADTGERMGDSQIRDEAMTLLLAGHETTANALAWTFHLLGQAPDVAARLHAELDTVLDGRSPTFEDLPRLAYTNAVFSESMRLFPPVWAMGRHLVEDREVAGYLLPAGSTLVFSQWVIHRDERWWPDPTRFDPNRWLDGDEPGDTGQSGLAGGPHAPGRPRFAYFPFGGGPRQCIGNTFAVAEGVLALATIARRWSFTAATGDPVVPEPLVTLRPKGGLPMIAHLWR, from the coding sequence ATGACGCCACCCGCTGCCACCGCTCCCCCCACCTCGCGGCCACGGGCCGTCGGCGAGGTTCCCGGCCAGTCCGGCGGCCCGCTGGCCGCCGTCCGGAGGCTGCGCGCGGACCCGCTGACCAGGCTCACCCAGCTGCGCGACGAGCACGGGCCGATCGTGCGGCTCTCCACCTGGCCGGTGTCGGCTTTCCTGGTGTCCGATCCGGCGGCGGCCGCTGACGCGCTGGTCAGCGGGCATCGCGCGTACGCCAAGGGCGCCGTCGTGCGCGGCGCCGGCTCCCGAACGAACGTCACCCAGCCGTTGACCTATCTTCTCGGCGACGGCCTGCTGACGAGCGCCGGTGACGTGCACCGCCGGCAACGGCGGCTGATCCAGCCGCTGTTCCACAAGCACCGCATCGCCGAGTACGGCGAGCGGTTCGTCTCCGTCACGGACGACACCGCGGCGACCTGGCGGGACGGCCAGCGGCTCGACCTGCACGCCGAGATGACCGAGATGACGTTGGCGATCGTCGCGCGGACCCTGTTCGACGTGCCGCTCGACGACGAGGTCGTCAACGTGGTCCGCGACGCGGTGGCCCGTAACCTGCCGGCCGCCCGGCGCGCGGCCATGCCCGGCTTCACCCGCGTCGAACAGCTCCCGGTGGGCGGGCCGGCGCGCCGTCGCGACAGCCGGGAGGCACTCGACCGCGCGGTCTACGAGATGATCGCCGATCGACGCGCCACCGGGGCCACCGGCTCCGACCTGCTGTCGCTGCTGCTGGACACCCAGGACGCCGACACCGGTGAGCGGATGGGTGACAGCCAGATCCGCGACGAGGCGATGACGCTCCTGCTCGCCGGCCACGAGACGACCGCGAACGCGCTGGCCTGGACGTTCCACCTGCTCGGCCAGGCCCCGGACGTGGCCGCGCGGCTGCACGCGGAGCTGGACACGGTCCTCGACGGCCGGTCCCCCACGTTCGAGGACCTCCCCCGGCTGGCCTACACCAACGCGGTCTTCTCCGAGTCGATGCGGCTGTTCCCGCCGGTCTGGGCGATGGGCCGCCATCTCGTCGAGGACCGGGAGGTGGCCGGGTACCTGCTGCCCGCCGGGTCGACCCTGGTCTTCAGCCAGTGGGTGATCCACCGCGACGAGCGCTGGTGGCCGGACCCGACCCGCTTCGACCCGAACCGCTGGCTGGACGGGGACGAGCCCGGCGACACCGGTCAGTCGGGCCTGGCCGGCGGTCCGCACGCCCCTGGCCGGCCGCGGTTCGCCTACTTCCCCTTCGGCGGCGGGCCCCGCCAGTGCATCGGGAACACCTTCGCGGTGGCCGAGGGCGTCCTGGCGCTGGCGACGATCGCCCGGCGCTGGTCCTTCACGGCCGCGACCGGCGATCCGGTCGTGCCCGAGCCGCTGGTCACCCTGCGCCCCAAGGGCGGGCTGCCGATGATCGCCCACCTGTGGCGGTGA
- a CDS encoding phosphotransferase codes for MKSGNLSDTPLDEPEAAPGVWVVDDPAEVTPEWMTSVLRAGGTDLEVTGLSYEPIGTGQLGASYRFVLDAGADDYAPRTVVLKMATGPTEVRDLIGLGYRTEVNFYRLFAPAAQIRVPRCWSADITADARQFTLVLQDAHPALPGSQVEGCTVEQAAAAVRNLAGLHASFWNDDRLTGDGLPWLRRGDERALTNFGRLLVTATAGFVERFAARLAPEDADTLRQTAAAMSGWGRRIEGRHSLIHGDYRLDNLLFAGADDVTAVDWQSLEVGFPGRDLAYFLSTALPPALRRTDQKALVGAYHEALVGYGVADYSLDDCFTDYRLGMPQGPLITVLGCMYSASAPTERSDQMFLSMAANACAAIRDLGTLDLLTS; via the coding sequence ATGAAGAGCGGCAACCTGTCGGACACCCCCCTGGACGAGCCGGAGGCGGCGCCCGGCGTCTGGGTGGTCGACGACCCGGCCGAGGTCACCCCCGAGTGGATGACCAGCGTGCTGCGCGCCGGCGGCACCGACCTCGAGGTGACCGGACTGTCGTACGAGCCGATCGGCACCGGCCAGCTCGGCGCCAGCTACCGGTTCGTCCTCGATGCCGGCGCCGACGACTACGCGCCGCGGACCGTGGTGCTCAAGATGGCGACCGGCCCGACCGAGGTCAGGGACCTGATCGGCCTCGGCTACCGCACTGAGGTCAACTTCTACCGCCTGTTCGCCCCGGCGGCCCAGATCCGGGTCCCGCGCTGCTGGAGCGCCGACATCACGGCCGACGCCCGCCAGTTCACCCTCGTGCTCCAGGACGCCCACCCCGCCTTACCCGGCAGCCAGGTCGAGGGGTGCACCGTCGAGCAGGCCGCCGCCGCGGTCCGCAACCTCGCCGGCCTGCACGCGTCGTTCTGGAACGACGACCGGCTGACCGGCGACGGGCTGCCCTGGCTGCGCCGAGGCGACGAACGAGCCCTGACCAACTTCGGGCGCCTGCTGGTGACCGCGACCGCGGGCTTCGTCGAGCGGTTCGCCGCGAGGCTGGCCCCCGAGGACGCGGACACGCTGCGCCAGACCGCCGCCGCGATGTCCGGCTGGGGCCGGCGCATCGAGGGGCGCCACTCCCTGATCCACGGCGACTACCGGCTCGACAACCTCCTGTTCGCCGGCGCCGACGACGTCACGGCCGTCGACTGGCAGTCGCTGGAGGTCGGTTTCCCCGGGCGCGACCTGGCCTACTTCCTGTCGACCGCGCTCCCGCCGGCGCTGCGCCGGACCGACCAGAAGGCGCTCGTCGGGGCCTACCACGAGGCCCTGGTCGGGTACGGCGTCGCGGACTACTCGCTGGACGACTGCTTCACGGACTACCGGCTGGGCATGCCGCAGGGCCCGCTCATCACCGTCCTGGGCTGCATGTACAGCGCCAGCGCCCCGACCGAGCGCTCCGACCAGATGTTCCTGTCCATGGCCGCCAACGCCTGCGCCGCCATCCGCGACCTCGGCACCCTGGACCTGCTCACGTCCTGA
- a CDS encoding sensor histidine kinase, producing MTLRVRLMLGLLVLLAICLGTAGTASALALRSHLTQETDDRLEGAQNLIDTRGVALLTRVVPLLSGVAAQRVITPTEFVVELRQANGTTVTLAGDTAQPATGGRLLAAVPDLDRRIAAGAPFTLVAAGTRYRVVVGALPGGITDLVALPLRPVEATTSRLVAVEAVAAAVVLAVGGVAAWFLLGRGLRPLRDITGTAAAIAAGDLERRVPHGRSRTETDRLAAALNIMLAQIETAFEGRRRSEERLRQFVADASHELRTPLTSVRGYVDMLRQGIVPPSGTNDALRRVQDETRRMSTLVDDLLYLAHLDEARPLKLSAVDLAAIVRDAAADAAAVEPDRPLSVQVPPECQVVGDPDALRQVIGNLLANVRVHTPPGTPATVSLGTAADGDIHLEVLDEGPGLAAADLERIFDRFYRSADGRDRGRGRGGSGLGMSIVAAVVAAHGGGVTATSPPGQGLTVRISLPAP from the coding sequence CGCAGAACCTGATCGACACCCGGGGCGTCGCGCTGCTGACCCGGGTCGTGCCGCTGCTCAGCGGCGTCGCCGCGCAACGGGTGATCACACCGACCGAGTTCGTGGTCGAGCTGCGCCAGGCGAACGGAACGACGGTCACGCTCGCGGGAGACACCGCCCAGCCCGCGACCGGCGGCCGGCTGCTGGCCGCCGTCCCCGACCTGGACCGCCGGATCGCGGCGGGCGCGCCGTTCACCCTCGTGGCGGCCGGTACGCGGTACCGGGTGGTGGTCGGCGCGCTGCCGGGTGGCATCACGGATCTGGTCGCGCTGCCGCTGCGGCCCGTCGAGGCGACGACCAGCCGGCTGGTCGCGGTCGAGGCGGTGGCCGCCGCGGTCGTGCTCGCGGTGGGCGGGGTGGCGGCCTGGTTCCTGCTCGGCCGGGGCCTGCGCCCGTTGCGCGACATCACCGGCACCGCGGCGGCGATCGCGGCCGGCGACCTGGAACGGCGCGTCCCGCACGGCCGGTCGCGCACCGAGACCGACCGCCTCGCCGCCGCCCTCAACATCATGCTGGCCCAGATCGAGACCGCGTTCGAGGGTCGGCGTCGCTCCGAGGAACGCCTGCGCCAGTTCGTCGCCGACGCGTCCCACGAGCTGCGGACTCCCCTGACCTCGGTGCGCGGCTACGTCGACATGCTGCGCCAGGGCATCGTGCCGCCGTCGGGCACGAACGACGCGCTGCGCCGGGTCCAGGACGAGACCCGCCGGATGAGCACCCTCGTCGACGACCTGCTGTACCTGGCACACCTCGACGAGGCCCGGCCGCTAAAGCTGTCCGCCGTCGACCTGGCCGCGATCGTCCGGGACGCCGCCGCCGACGCCGCGGCCGTCGAGCCGGACCGTCCCCTGTCGGTCCAGGTGCCGCCGGAGTGCCAGGTCGTCGGCGACCCGGACGCGCTGCGGCAGGTGATCGGCAACCTGCTGGCCAACGTCCGGGTCCACACCCCGCCGGGCACCCCCGCGACAGTCAGCCTCGGCACGGCCGCCGATGGCGACATCCACCTGGAGGTCCTCGACGAGGGTCCGGGCCTGGCCGCAGCGGACCTCGAACGGATCTTCGACCGGTTCTACCGTTCGGCGGACGGCCGCGACCGAGGCCGCGGGCGCGGCGGGAGCGGCCTCGGGATGTCCATCGTCGCGGCCGTGGTGGCGGCGCACGGCGGCGGTGTCACGGCCACCAGCCCGCCCGGACAGGGCCTGACGGTGCGGATCTCGCTTCCGGCGCCGTAG